The Stanieria cyanosphaera PCC 7437 region AAAGATATAGTTGTATTTGATGGTAATGAGTTGGTTTATGAACAACAATTAGAAATTGTTAAAGAGTTTCTTTGTTCTTTAGAAAACTCTCAAAAAGTACAACGTAGTAAAGTATTTATTAATCAGAAAATTTTAAAAGTTGGTGATTATCGTAAAAACAGATCATATTGGGAAAATACAGAAGTAATACCAGGATATACTATTTATCATTCAAGATTATTAAGAGAGTTTTCATTATCACAATTCACTTTTAATACTTATCAACAATATTTATCTTGGAAACGCGAATACGACTTTTTATTACGTCATTACACACAATCTTATGAAATGTTTTATTTAGATAATGATGGTGATTTAAACTATCAACAAATGATAGAAGATATTGAAGAATCAATTAGAAAGGGTGATAAAAAATATACTGTAAATCGACAATTGAAAAATAGAAATACTCACAGACTTTATCAGACACATAAACAGCAAGATGCACTGTTAGCCAGCAAAGAAGCAATTGATAATTTGTACAAGCGTAGAAACGATAATTGAGATGAGACAATAATCTAACGAGGGCTTTTGACACTCCCCTGCCTAAAGGCGAGGGGATTCTTGGTTCAACGAGTCTCCGTTAGACATCAGGATTTCTCCAAATGCCCAAGAGGGAGTCTCTCCCCAAGCGTATGTTCCTGCGTGTCCCGCAGTACGCAATCCTAATTGCAAAATATTGAGGCTAGCGTTTAAGTCCCTATCAGCCTCAAATCCACAATGAGGACATTTATGTGTCCTAGTTGATAGAGACTTCTTAACCTTCTCGCCACAGTTTGAGCAGTTTTGGCTAGTGTTATAAGGAGGTACTGCTACAGTTACCTTTCCATATTTCCAGCCGAAATACTCTAACCAGCTACGGAAAGCTGACCAGCTAGCATCGTTAATACTCTTGGATAGTTTAGACTTCACCATGTTCTTAACCTTTAAGTCTTCATAGGCTACCAAATCGTTAGATTGGATTACGCGCAATGCCTCTCGCTGGACAAAGCCTTTACGTTGCCTACTTACTCTTAAATGTTTCCGAGCATATCTATTTCTAGCCTTGAGATAATTGTTAGATTGTTTCTGACCCTTACAAAACTTCTTAGACTTCTTACGATTAGCTCTGTTTAATTGCTTCTCTGCTTTACGATAATACTGAGGAACAGGTACAGTATTACCCTTAGAATCGGCATAGAAATACTTTAAACCAACATCAATGCCTATACAGTCTTGAGTAGGTTCTAGTTGTTTTACATATTCTCTAACATCAATGTTGATGGCAAATTGAGCATAACAACCATCAGCCCGACGAACAATCTTAACTCGTTTTATTTGGTCGATTGGGTAGAAGTTCAAATCCCAACCACCTTTTAAAGTTAAAGTTCCTATTCCGTTCTTATCAGTGAAGGTTATCTTCTTTCTGTTATCTGACAGTTTCCAACCTGATTGTTTATACTCAACAGAACGGACATTCTTTTTAAACTTGGGATAACCTTTTTTACCTTTAACTTTCTTCTTGCAGTTGTCGTAGAATTTAGCAATGCTAGACCAAGCTCTCTCTCCTGCCTGTTGACAAGCTGAAGAGTTGAGGGCTTCTACATACTTAAACTCTTTTCTAAGTTCAGTAGTGTATCTGTAGATATCTTTCTTGCCGATACCTTTAGAATCCATCCATAAACGAACACATTTGTTTCTAACAAACTGAACAGTGCGTATAGCCTCATCTATTGCCAGAAACTGCTGTTTATTACCTTTAAGTTTGAACTCTAAAGTTATCATTTTACGCTCTCGACCTCTGCATAAAATTAGTATAACATATATGA contains the following coding sequences:
- a CDS encoding RNA-guided endonuclease InsQ/TnpB family protein → MITLEFKLKGNKQQFLAIDEAIRTVQFVRNKCVRLWMDSKGIGKKDIYRYTTELRKEFKYVEALNSSACQQAGERAWSSIAKFYDNCKKKVKGKKGYPKFKKNVRSVEYKQSGWKLSDNRKKITFTDKNGIGTLTLKGGWDLNFYPIDQIKRVKIVRRADGCYAQFAINIDVREYVKQLEPTQDCIGIDVGLKYFYADSKGNTVPVPQYYRKAEKQLNRANRKKSKKFCKGQKQSNNYLKARNRYARKHLRVSRQRKGFVQREALRVIQSNDLVAYEDLKVKNMVKSKLSKSINDASWSAFRSWLEYFGWKYGKVTVAVPPYNTSQNCSNCGEKVKKSLSTRTHKCPHCGFEADRDLNASLNILQLGLRTAGHAGTYAWGETPSWAFGEILMSNGDSLNQESPRL